The following are encoded together in the Cololabis saira isolate AMF1-May2022 chromosome 5, fColSai1.1, whole genome shotgun sequence genome:
- the ehf gene encoding ETS homologous factor, whose translation MSVAPSSTLDNQLTTTWGPADSYPDGPLVMSGYTSRMWPHDSQPQFWSKYQVWEWLQQIMDIHQIDASSIPFQNFDMDGHQLCSLSYQDFIRAAGNVGPILFHSITELKWSGQYNVDIGHLELKPEEYCPFPEVSYPAGELYDPPIPTLGLDASPTPSSPDIKRSLSRAHQVKKHNPRGTHLWEFIRDILLNPERNPGLIKWEDRTEGVFRFLKSEAVAQLWGKKKNNSSMTYEKLSRAMRYYYKREILERVDGRRLVYKFGRNARGWRETEK comes from the exons ATGAGTGTCGCTCCATCCTCCACCCTGGACAACCAGCTGACCACTACCTGGGGCCCTGCCGACTCCTATCCTGATG GGCCACTGGTAATGTCCGGTTACACAAGTCGCATGTGGCCCCACGATTCCCAGCCTCAGTTCTGGAGTAAGTACCAGGTGTGGGAATGGCTGCAGCAGATCATGGACATCCACCAGATTGACGCCTCCAGCATTCCCTTCCAAAACTTTGACATGGACGGCCATCAGCTGTGCAGCCTGAGTTACCAGGACTTCATACGCGCTGCTGGCAACGTGGGACCCATTCTCTTCCACAGCATCACAGAGCTCAAGTGGAGCG GGCAGTACAACGTGGATATCGGGCATCTGGAACTAAAACCTGAAG AATACTGCCCATTTCCAGAAGTCAGCTATCCAGCTGGAG aGCTCTATGACCCCCCCATTCCCACTCTTGGACTTGATGCCTCCCCCACCCCTTCAAGTCCTG ACATCAAGCGGTCTTTAAGTAGAGCTCATCAGGTCAAAAAACACA ATCCAAGAGGTACGCActtgtgggagttcatcaggGACATTCTGCTGAACCCAGAGCGAAACCCGGGACTGATCAAATGGGAGGATCGGACGGAGGGGGTTTTCCGCTTCCTGAAGTCAGAGGCGGTGGCACAGTTGtggggaaagaagaagaataacaGCAGCATGACCTACGAGAAACTAAGTCGTGCTATGAG ATACTATTACAAAAGAGAAATCCTAGAGCGGGTAGATGGACGCAGACTCGTTTACAAGTTTGGAAGGAATgcgagaggatggagggagactgagaagtga